GCTGTCAGGTTCCACACGCTCCTTTGCACAGCTGGCTGTAAATAGCGGTAGAAAAGGGGTCAGTGTTTGGGCAGATGGTTTGTCTAACACACACTCATTATCAAGACTCTTAAATTGCAATGGAGACACTTGAAGCTTGGAAAGACACAGTGATGAGAGGCAGTTACACCTGTATTTGCCTGTTATCACATTGAGCTGTGAactggaagggaagggaggagagtCAGGAACggtgcttgctgctgctcttgcagaaaagggaaagaaacacaagGGAAAGTACTGACAAGCCCAGCTGAAACAGTGACTGGAGAAGCAATAGGTAAGAATAATTGCAAAAGCTAAGATAGGATGCTAGCTAGCTAGCTATGCGAAATGTGACTGAAGGCCAAGAGACTGGCTTAAGATGGGATGAGAAGATTTCGGGTGACGAGAGGAAGCAAAACTAAGTTTGAAGGGTATTTAGGGTAGAACCAGACATGAGAAGTGAAGACTTGCAACAAGAGGGACTCCTACCAAagccttttcattttggtttgtggtttgtttttggggtttttttttttcttccagtgtaaAATATACAAGCATATCAGTGGAGGTGCTTGGGGCCAGAGAGGACTGGATGACTAAAGctgcaaataaatgaaagagCAGCTGTGAGGAAGATCAGGAAATGAAATAGGGTGAGCTTAACAGGGTGAGTGATAGAGTTACAGAAGACACTGTTGCCACTTAAGAGATTTGTAGAAAGGGGAATCTTCAAGGTAATATTTTGctaattttatctttaaagaaaactgagatAGCAAGTagaggaaagcagcaaggaAGGCTTGACAAAGGTTAGtcagcagtaatgaaaagcTAGCTAGGATTACAGGCGTGCAGATAAGCTGCAGAAGGAGAATTGTTTAGCTCAAGAAGGCAGAAATGGAGGAGAGAACAGGCTTGTAGGAGAGGAAGTTAGCTTGGTCACAGGATTTCCGTCAGAGGCGATTCGCACTGCAAAAGCAAGCATGGATGAAGCAAGTGCTGAAGGTAAGCTGGTACTGTTGGTAGGTATGAGAGTTTACCATGAaagacagaagtgaaaaaaagtCAGTGGTGGATAAAAGTTGTGTATGTTGTAAATGTATAGCTGGTAAATTACTActaaagcaaatacattttttctctgcttaacAACAAATAAAGCTAAAAGATGTGCAACCTTCACTTTTAATCAATGAAATTACCAGATATTTGTTCCTTAGCTTTTCTTCACTCTGTTATTTTCATCAttctattttccctttttttaaacaatctaCAAGACATGAGTTTCTCCACCTTCTTGCAGTATTGGAGTGCAAAGctctgagaaaatattttttcttaaaaagttaCTTATCTGTTGTTACTCGAATGCAAATACACCTGCAGCCACCGTGTTTCAGTGTTGTTATATTCCATGCCAGCTAAAAATAAGTGAGACAACTAAGGCTTGTTAAACCGCTTAACAGATAAGATACAGCAGCAAAGCTACACCCAGAGAAGTATTCAGAACGGTAATGCTTTGTTACATTGTAATTATGatgttactttttctttgcttgtttcttttcttaaaataacatCCCTGGCCTACAGAAGTCAGGGAAGATGCTTCATCCTTTTGgttatcagaaatatttttttcaagcactgtaaagaaaataaatgtaaggtATTATTGATATTAACACTGGGTTGTAAGGTTATGGAATCCATGGTTTAGAAAAAACCTTTGAGATTCTACTGCTGTGAAAAGCTATGTCTTTGTTAGGGAACACACAATGTTATTTTCTCTTCACATGTGGGGCCACTTTAAATTTGTAAGTCTGCATTATTAAACCATCGTGGGAAGCGTAGCAGGAGGAAACCCAGAATAATTGGCTGCAGCTCCAGATGCAGCGGCCCGCTCATTGGAGAGTGGCGGATTCTCCGAGGTACTAAAATTAGACATTCTCCGCCCTCCAGAAATGCTTCTGGAAACAGCGAGGAGGAGAAATTCTGACATAGACCAAGGGCCAGTGGTGGGGAGCGAAGTGCACAGGATGCACAGAgatatactttatttttttttaactgttagcTGCAAAAACAATGCATGCATGTAGAGAAATTGCAAGACGTTAATAAAATCGGTGTTTTACAGTGATATTAAATTCAATATTTCTTATGTAATAATAATTCTGAAGTATTCATCCAGCCTGAGGAAGTCTTTGAATTGCTAAATCTAAGCTAGGGCTCTCAGACTTGTGCTCATCgacttcaaaaagaaattactctTGCCAAATTAACTCTGATTTAAACTAAAAACCCAGTGAActctctcagcttttttttaaagataacatATTTATCCATTATGTCTTTGTAGCTGCAATGTTTACAATGTCTTCAAGCTAAATATTGGATATCTCTTGTTAACACCAAGTGCCTGTATTAGTGGAGGGAAGTGTATCTGAATTACGCAGTCTTGTGCACTTggaaccatattttttttttggaaagtatgtaaataaaaactttgatctttgatttttaaatgtatttcaaactGGCTGCAAGGAAATAattgcagaggtttttttctcatttctatttGTATGTTATTTACATTACTCATTGAAAAGATTAAGGCAAAGTGGATTTTTCTTACACtaaaaacagcttttgcagtagatttgctgtttccttctaCTAACCATGGTACACACAGTGTCAGCATTCCCGGCTCTTGAAGCGAGTGAGggttcttttttctcctttacatcTACCTTCAGcctgatttcattaaaaacctGCAGCTTATATACCTGTGCTTTCGCTCTCCCTTTGCCAGCATCACCACAAGGACTCAGATGCAACATCCAGTTTCAGCCGTGTTTGCCAGCGGGCCACGGGTCTCCACACCACCTCGGACCCCACGATTTTTGAGAAGTTGGTAATTAGAGGGGATGAGGCCCAGAGGAGGAGGGCGAGCGAGGCCGGCAGTTATCGGCGCCGTCGGCCGGTGCACACCCCGATAGCACCCCGCCAGCTGGCAGGCGCTCAGCCCGCGGAGCTGCCACCGGGCACCCAGCGCGGCatgggggggcggcgggggggcggcgccggagcagccctggggagctggaAAAACAAGGAGTGTGCAGGAAGCAGAACTGGCATGATGGTGGTCAAATGTGGTAAAAATCCCCAGAGGACATGGCTTCCCCAACGCTATGTATGGCTCACCGCCTTATGGTTTCCGGAAATGGCTTCTTACTCTTTACATGTTCGGTTTTGTGACAGAAGTAGCACGGGATGGACGCTGTAGTTCAACAGAATAAGGCTGGAAAACAGTATTAGAGAGCTGTAGGTGCAGGGTAGTACGTCTGGTGTGGTGACAGGCTGTGTACCGTGTGTGCCCGATCTTGCTGATGTTGGTCGGGCACATAACCAGGAGCGTCATGCATGCTCCCGCAATAAACACGGAAATGTAAACAACCTGGAGAGGGGCCTGTGCGCATATTCTTCTTTCCAATAAATAGCGTTACCTCAGTTTATGAATGTTTCCAGTGAGCTCACGCCTCCCTGAGTAGTGGTACTACCATGCGGTACCGAGTGCGTGGTAAAACCCAAATAAAGCTTTTATTGTTACAGAGAAATGAGACTGTTGATAGTTTTTCTCTCAGATCACGCTGCGCTCTTACTCTCGTACCACACGGGGTGCCCCTAAGCAGGGGGCTGTGGCCTCCAGCTCTCCGCCCGGGACCCGCGGCTGGCCCGGCCGCCAGGCGCACTCCGAGGGCGGCGGCCTCGCTGCCAGCACAGCGCCGCTCCGCAGCCGCCATCTtggctccccccgccccggctccgCGCGCAGCCGAGGGGCGCGGAGGCCATCTTGTGGCCGCTCCGCCCGCGCAGCCGGGCCCGCCGTCGCCTAGCAACCGCAGCcagccgcggcgggggcggccagCCGAGCCCTTCTCCCGGTGGGCTGCGGAGAGAGGGAGCCGGTTCCTCGGGTCTCTGCCCGGCCCCGGGCCTCTCGGGCCGCCGGTGCCCGCGGCAGGGCGCTCTGCCCCGGGCCGGCGGGTGTGGGCACTCCCAGGCTGGTTCCTCGGCACAGGCAGCCCCGGCGGCCCTGTGCTCCGCTCTCCACCTTCCCTCCCCGACGGAGGCCGCAGCCTGGTCAAGTCTGAAAGCAAACGAGGAATCCCAAAGGTACAGGTGCAGAAAAGATCGTCCCGACCACGAAGGCAGGTATAACTGAGCGATCACGAATGTTTTTTGCAGCAGTGAGCCAGCCAGTCGGCTGCGTACCTGTGTCTTGTCCAGCACAGGTGGGAGAGAggcctggggctgggcacagggagCCAGAGGGAGCAAGGTCACAAGTCTGTCTTAAGGTCCATCTACACTACTTCCACTACTCACAAAACGATTTTGTATGCTAATAGTAGGCTAACGGCCCAATCTGCTCAGTTAGAAAACTGGCACTTTGTCTTGAGTCCGTAAATGTAGGAATTAAATAACAATTGGGAAATACTCTGAGGCTTACAGATGGACTAGCTCCAGGTAGTAAGTCCCAAACCATAATCTTTATGCATGAGAATACAGATTTTGGGGTTGGTGGAACGCAGCTGGTGGATGGCGGGTGTGGGACTGCAGTGAGCCCCGCCTGCTCTTGCACATAGCAAAGTGTGCGATAGCGCTTCTCTTTCTCTGACACGTCTGAATGCGTTAGCAAAGTATTAGAACTAGAATACTTTACATTTCAGGATCGGCTAAAACCATTAAGTTTTTGGTTTGCCACAAAATGCTACTTCACTGAAAATGGGAGTGTGAACTAGAGTGCTAACTAGTCCAGAGAAAAATCTCATGTGGATTTTCTGAAATGGGGGTGACCCCCTCCGTTCCTAGAGTACAGAGTAAATGTCACCGCAGGTGACTGTGCAGTAGGCAGGCTCTACAAGTATCACGAACTGGTGTCATTGCAGTACAAAAGGGGCACGCGAATTCTAATTTGGAAGCCGAGATGCAGATGTTAATGCCTGAACCTCAGATTTTTGTGGAAAGAACTCTGGCTCTCATCAAACCAGATGTTGTTgataaagaagaagaaatagagGATCTCATTCTCCGAGCAGGATTCCTGATCGTTCAGGTAACAGACTGTGTTCCAGAGAAAATAACTGCAGTTTGTAAGTCAGAACAATATTTATCTTAACTTTCAGCAGTCAAGCCAGTAACTAAAAGCTAGCGTGTCCAAAAATCAATTTACACTTTTCATATGTCATCGACCACCACTGCCAGATTCTGTAAGGATACATTTCATTGGTGCGTGGGATGGAACAGAACAGACTGACTGTTTTGCTGACCACGGGAAAACACAGACTTTGTTAATAAACTCGGATTTAGCAAACATGTAGCGGATATGTGTACCCTCTGAAGTAACTCTTTGGAAAGTGTGTTGCTCTGGTATCACAAGGTTTCATACAGCATGTATTTGCCAAGTGGAAACTCGGGTAATTAATTGATTCAGCTGGCCAGTTGTTGTCTGACtattttttgtttccactgTTTTTAATGTAAGTGGACTTTATGGGTATTTACATGTATTACAAATGCTTGACTTAAATAGGCCTTACTGAGCTTGTCCTTTTACCTTTTGGACCTGACATGCAGGCCATGGGAGTGTTGCCTTGAGCACCGCTGTCAGACCCCGCGCTGCTGGGAAAGGGTCCAGAGTGTGATTTTCAGCAGAGTTTGCGCTAAGAGAAGATTTGCCGTTagctaaaaagaaatgtgtcCTCTCAGTCCTCTTGTGTGGGGCTTTTTACACACTCGCTCTGGAAgggcatttgaaagaaaatgtgttacGCTAGGCCAGAGCCGGGGAAATAGACCAGGAGGAGCGCTGGAAGCGAGGGCTACACGGGGATCACAGAGCAGGAGGAGCGCTGGAAGCGAGGGCTACGCCGGGATCACGGCGAGGCGCCAGCCGTGCAGCTCCGTGCCTGCCGGGGCGGCTCTCGCCTGTCCCAGCCGTTCGCACCGGCCCGTGGCAGGCGGGGCCCCTCCTCGGGGCGGCCGCTGGGGGGCGCTGGGCACTCGCGCTgccagcggcggcggggcgaggCCGGGCCTCCGCAGCGCCATcgcgccgcctccgccgcctcCGCAGCGCCCTGGGCCTGGTATCTGGCTCTGTGACACTGCGCGGCCGACGGCTGGGCTTCtagatataattttttttttttttcctggaaatgtaatattttttcttattcctgtAAATGCCCCTTTTCcacatttgttctttttaaatttcctaccttttttggttgatttatttaaatgaaatgtatcagaagagaagagaaattagAATAGTAGAATATgtcaagttggaagggacccgtaaGGGTCCAGCTCCTTGCTCCTCGCAGGAATAGCTTACCTCTTAGAGAGAAAAACCTGCTTTATCCAGCACTGCTCTAATACTTAGGGGTCACACTGAACACAAGGCACTTCAGAAACAAGACAGACAACCCATTCCAGCAGTAGATAACTGTGGACTTTCTGTATGTCCAAACATCGCCTTTATTCAATATGTAATACTTAAATTTCTAGAGACCCTTGGTAGCATTGTACTCAGAACATCACAACACTCTTACCggatcttttttatttatttttttaatgacaagtTGTTTATAGTGTCTTCTGATGTCTCCAGTGACTTTTGGCATCAAAGTTATTAGGAATCTGAATTTGTGGTACTCTTGCATTacttctcttttcttgtttgcCCTATGCCTTCTGATAACCTCCCAAACTGTCCTAACCCTGGCCACCTGCAGGCTAGGCAGCTACTGTGAGAATCATAAAGCATGAGtactgaatgaaaaaagaataattgcaTAATTAACAGTGTGGGCTAAAGAGAAAATTGTTTAAAAGTAGAACATTATGCTGGAGCAGCTGAGTAATTAAATCCTGCCCTTGTAATGCTCCTCACTTTTTCTGTACAGTGCCCTGACTGTACTTTAAGTCATCCAGCAGTTATAAAATGCTGTAGTTTGCGTAAGGTAAAATCACATCTTACTCAAAGGGCCTGTTTGTCTGTTTAAATAACTTGGaaaattcttgctttttgtCACTGTCTATCTCAAAGAGGATCAGACCTGGGAAAATCAGATTGGGCTATGAAGTTACTCTGTCTGTTCTCCTGCACTTGAAGATATGACTGCAGCAGGGGACTGTATCCTACCTGAGGTAGCAAGCTATTGTAATACAGCAAGccctttttcattcctttttttttttttttttcttttacactttATAGAAACGGAAGCTCCAGTTAAGCCCAGAGCAATGTAGCAACTTCTATGCAGACCAAtatggaaaaggtttttttcctaatttaacAGCCTATATGAGTTCTGGACCTTTAGTTGCTATGATTCTGGCCAGACACTGTGCAGTCTCATACTGGAAGGAATTGCTTGGACCATCAAACAGTGTAACAGCTAGGAGAACTCACCCTCACAGGTAACTCACTGATTGCTCTTGGGGAAGTCAGTAGgattttgtcattattttaacTGTGACCAGaattcctctcttttttttttctttttcctagtaGAGATACAGATTTGGAGTGGCTTCCTATCTCTTAAATTCTGTGTAACacagcttttcagctttgttttttagTATGTAAAGTTCAGCCATTTTATGGGGAATGCTGAGTGCATGAACATAAATTTTAGGTAGCTACTTActttgtttaaaaccaaaatcaagCCAATACCTTGTTAATTAGTCTATATATATTGATTTCATATGCTGTCAGACTGTAGAAACTTGGAAGGGATTTGCAGTTGCCTGCCAAGGTGttgtttctcttgtttttaGCTTAAGAGCAATCTATGGGACAGATGATTTGAGGAACGCGCTTCACGGCAGTCTCAGCATTTCctcagcagaaagagaaattcgATTCATGTTTCCAGAAGGTAAAATGGTACAAATAATACATTGTCAATCTTTGGGAGGTTAGTGTCCTTCCCTGTTAGTACTTGTCTCTGTCCAGACCCTAGATACAATTGCATTTAGAAGAGGTTGAGTATGTTTGCTTTGTGAGAACATGAGACTTTTTATGTATAAGCTGCTACTTTCTGCTCTGAAAGGCATACCAAAATGTATCTGAAGAGCCATTATAGTTACAgcatttgcttctgcttttcaaacTCTGTGGTCTAGGAATTGGAGCAGACAAAGCTGGTAAATGAGAGGAAATGGGAAGCTATTACACTCCAGCATGTTTTTCTGGCGCTGTCAGCTCCAGGAACTCCTGTTGGCTTGAGAAGACTGGCTTTCTTCTTGGGCTCAGGCTGAGTAATTAGTGTTCAACAGCAGCTGGATGCTTACATGGTAGTGTAATTCCAAAGTTAAGTGCCAGAGAAATGGGCCATAGAAcctggagaggctgggagaggatCTCTTGTTTGTAATGTAACAGTTGAAAGATGGCTTTGCTCTTTGACAGAAAGATGCAAGGGAAACTGCTAGAAAAACTTGCCTGTTTTTGTCAACTGTATCAGTTTAATAGAAGATGCTGCACTTCAAACCTTACCCATTGTAAACCATGTCTCTTCTCCACACCCTAATGACAAAGCAGGACTTAAGGTGAGATTTTTAGGGTCTTCAGAAACCAGCTTCACACTGCAAGAAGGAAGTACTAAACATGGAATATATTGTTTCTCTCCTGCCCCTAATGCATTTTCAAGGATATAGGTTTTCCTCAGATTATCTGATTTCCTCTCCTTTTGTGATTGGCTATAATTAGTAAGATTACCTCAGGGACATTATAAAGGAGTTTAGGCAGTTTCTTTGCAGTTTGTTGTGGGAGAAACTATAAAACCCATTACGTATTATTatcttattaaagaaaacaacagctcATATATAAACAACCTTTGAAAGAATGCCTTTTTAAATCACTCTAACAAGCTGCTTTCCAACACCTGTGGTTACTCTACAGTGATCTTGGAGCCAATTCCAACTGGACAAAGAGCTAGGGATTACCTGAACCTTTATGTGAAGCCTACGTTGCTAGCTGGGCTCACTGCACTGTGTAAAGAGAAGCCGGCAGACCCAATGGTATGTACAGTGTATCAGAATTTGGTTGTATGCTGTGTGATACCTTTACTTTGTGTTAGTAAAGTCCCTGTATATAGGAAGTCTGCTCTTTTGTTAAAgagctgtgctgttttggctACCTGCTGCTGAGCTAATCAAGTAACACTGGCCTTTCAAGAAGATGATTGGTTTATTAACAGATGAAATGAAGGCCAGGACTAAATGAAATAGGCCTTGATGAAATGACAGGGGGTTTTAGGTGACTTCTGTAAAATTCTCTCTAACATGCAGTTGTTTCAGATGGTTGGAAAGGTAAATGTGTACTCCTATATGTTGTCAAATTCaagtttttactttatttactgTTTCTGAGGTGAGTTTGAGATGAAATAGCTCTCATGCAATAGATATTAAGTGAGATTAGATGCTAATCACACTGGTAGTAGTTACACAAGTAAAATACTGTAGATTTCTTAGTAAGGCAATTTATATTTTGTCACTGTTAAGTCAATGTTATCAAAAAGAATGTTATCAAGCCTTCTTTAGGATAAGCTATTATTTCAGCTATACAGCATTTACGTGGGTTGTTCCATAGTTCACCAGGAAATTGTATTATGATTCTTTTGAGCGAAATCTGTCTTGAATAGACAAACTGACCTACAAAAAATTCTCTTGTCTTCTTGTGACCCCTTTGTAGTTATCAAGCTGATGCATCTTGCCTTCCTCTCATATGTTATTCCTTTTAACCATGGATGTCATTCAAATTATGGTTCTTAGTGGAAAAAGCAGAGTTAATTtcctgttgggttttgttggtgttggtggtgtggtgtttttttcagtctctaaACACAACTAGCGTGCTTTCATCTGGAAAAATATGGTAAATGGTTTTTTGTATTCTTAAAGTTCAAATTGTTCACGCTAGTACTTCTCTAAGAATGCAGATAATTAATCAGTGTGACAACATACTGGCAGTTGTAGTGGGTTCTATGTCATTATCGGGTTTTTAATCAACATTgcaattttctaaaaaatacatttaagaaaaaaagcctgaaaaataattcaggggTGTTTCTATGATCTATACATGAGGTCAGATTAAATGTACTTTCATTATTCCAGCTTCATAATCTGTTCACTTTATCTGTATGTCTGGCACTGTTACCATAGAAATCTAGAAAACAGAGATGAAGAAGTCTTTTCATCCATCCCTTTGCCTGAAGGCCAGGCCAATTGTATCTAACCATTCCTAACAAATGTTTGTCTGGCCTGTTCTTTAGCACTCCAAGTGATGGACAACCTACAGTCTCCCCAGGCAATCTGTTTCAGTCTTTAATTATACTTAGTTAAAAAGCTTTCACTGAAAGTTAACCTAAATCTCCTGTGCTCCAATTTTAAGCCCATTACTTCTTCCTCCTTGCTTTTACTATCCCCAGAGGATGTTGGAGACTATGTACTGTCTCCTTTTATTTGTAGCAACCTATTGCATATTTTAAGAGCATTACcatctttttccccttcagttGTCTCTTCACTGTATTACaaactttttcccccccctcttACCTTGTAAGTCATATTTCTCTATCTTACTGTTTGTTTTGGCTTCCAATTAATCTCTGCATTCAAAGCACAATTTTCTAGCCAGTTATGTGGTAACTACTAGTAACTTGGAGattgtattttccttccttttttgtaagaaaactaTATCAAGCGGTGTCAATAGctttactaaaataaaaccGTGATATTTGCTCATTCTTCTCTGTCCATAATATCTGTGACCTtgtaacagaatgaaaataatactgatttcataatacttttttttcagaaatatatgtTGCCtattgcttttcagtttgttaTCTCCTAGGTGGCTTACAGGGAGATTGATggaatgtttgtttttttcctagtatccTTCCAGGAACTGAAGTTAGGGTAATTTGgttctccctgcctccccacctttttttttttttttaagatggcaTCAGAAACTGTCTACTCAGAAATACTTGGTAGCAGTACAGAGGTTGTCTCAGCCAATTTCCTAAGTAACACAGGATAAATATAATGAGGCTCAAATGatataaaaattttctttttccccaagtaGCCTTTCTAAGggcttttggggtttggttttttgtttgttttccatttttgtctTGAGTTCTTACTGTTCTTCTGCTATTGCTGACTAACCTGTGAGGACTGTCATACTGCTCTGCTTGTTGCCTCTTCCTTTGCAAAACAATCTTTTTGTACCTGGTAATAAAAGGAGAGTGTTGCTTACTTTACTGGTCTACTATTCTATCAGTTCTTTCACTTCACAGTGTGGTATGAAGTTTGTTGTACTTGCATTCCAGAAACTAATTGTCAACAGCCTTGTGAAGTAAATAAGGATGTGTTAAAACCTTCTTTTTACAAGTGGAAAAATTGAGGCAAAGGATTAATTTGCCTAAGGCCAGGCTGAGACATTGGCAGATGAAATTAGGACTCAAGGCGTTCCCACCTCCCACATTCTTACTTAAGTACAATATGCTGGGAAACTTACAAGATGAATTTCAGAAAGTAACCATGTTCTTAAGTTTTAGGTACTATAAGGTGATTTCAGTGCAGAAGACTGGcacttttaatgaaagattGCTAGATAAAGTATCTGTAAGTGTTGTCAGTAGTAATATTTCATTAAGCAGTTTCATGTGTATTGTAGAACCTCGGtccaaaacagagctgaccAGATTATTTGAAGTATGGCTCAAATGTTCTTACACATACTTAAAGATAGATGTTGCCAGGAAAAGTTGTCTTCTAAGGGTCAGTGTGAGTTGTTCAAAAGAATAACAacttaaaagatttaaaaacatgttatttGTATGACCATTTCTTCTGAAAGGTTTTGAAGCATGGTAGGAGAGTGTCAGTATTGGAGGTTTCAAATAATGCTTTTAATATTCTCCCATACACTGAacagaagacaacagaaaactgaaaacttttgGGTGTTTTGTTCCACAGATTTGGCTTGCTGACTGGTTGATTGAACACAATCCTAATAAACCTAGGCTGCAACATCAGGTGGCTGAGGAAGAGCATCAGGGGTGAGAGCTCCCTGGAAACCATCTCAAGCATTCCAAGTTACAGATATATATTATCATTTGCAATGTATCCCTTGGCTATGTAATCAATATTACCTGAAGTGAATGTTATTGTCATAACTGCCTGCATCTTCATGGGATAAATAACCTTATACTTAACAAGAATGTAATAATTCTAGTATATTTTCTATTGACAAAGTGAATATAGAATTCCATGACACATTTGTGGTGTCAGATGattagaaaaagacaaaattctcCACAGGTGTGACTTAACTGctcttttcctcatttatcTTGGCTTGGCTGTCTGAGGAGAGCACAATTACACCCGTGCAGATTCCCAAATGACATACAGCTGGCCTGTGCTTTGTGAAACTGAGTTgtgtttcagcatttttttagcAGACACTAATTCCATTATGAGGGGAAGTACTTGGAAGTAACTTAGAAAACAATTACTGGAGGCATATTAGCAACTTTAGAATTTTAATTGCTGAGTACTGCACTGAGCCAAAGTTGCTCTTAAAGGTGATTCACTTGAGCCTGAGGTATTATGTCAGAATGTAATTTGAAGGACTTACTTGAAAGTACATTGAATGTACCATTCCTGTCTCGGTGGCGAAAGGCACAGTGATTATAAATCAGTCTTTGATTTCCATTTGCAGTCGCAGGAAGGTGTGTATTAGTCAAGGGCTAATGCTGTCTTCCAGCATTTGTCTGAAAGAAAGCTGCTCAACTGGAACAGCTCACCTTAAGGGTGTTTTCTGTGTCCTCCTGCTCTTAAAAGGTATGCTGATTTCTGTTGTTCTCAAATAGAACATATTAAAGTTCAAAGGTAAACAACAGTACAAGGAGAATTTCAAGAGAAAGAGTTAGGGGCTGTGCTATTCAACTGACAATGGGTTAATTCTGCACTATTACCTTTTCTAAAGTAACTGGACTGGTTTTGGGGTGCGTGTGGCTTTTTAATTCTCTTCAAAGAGCTGTACTTGAGCTGTTAACTTCGAGCTTTGTATTTTATGGTTTGAGTGGCTAGGATAGAGAAAACAATGTAATTTTCACAACTGAAGTATTAGTATGCTTGACTAATACTAAACAAACCAGcagttttgtaatttctttcatgaaaaaaCTTGTTCCCCCAACTTGAGTAATTACCAGAAACATAAGTCATTTGTCTCTAACATTAAACTTTATTTAAGCTAATTGTTTATCTTCTCAGTGGATTAAACCACTATTGCCAGcccatgaaataaatatttagaaaactgGTTCCTACAGTACTGAGACCTA
The Falco cherrug isolate bFalChe1 chromosome 8, bFalChe1.pri, whole genome shotgun sequence DNA segment above includes these coding regions:
- the NME5 gene encoding nucleoside diphosphate kinase homolog 5 isoform X1 — translated: MRYRVRGKTQIKLLLLQRNETVDSFSLRSRCALTLVPHGVPLSRGLWPPALRPGPAAGPAARRTPRAAASLPAQRRSAAAILAPPAPAPRAAEGRGGHLVAAPPAQPGPPSPSNRSQPRRGRPAEPFSRWAAERGSRFLGSLPGPGPLGPPVPAAGRSAPGRRVWALPGWFLGTGSPGGPVLRSPPSLPDGGRSLVKSESKRGIPKVQVQKRSSRPRRQKRKLQLSPEQCSNFYADQYGKGFFPNLTAYMSSGPLVAMILARHCAVSYWKELLGPSNSVTARRTHPHSLRAIYGTDDLRNALHGSLSISSAEREIRFMFPEVILEPIPTGQRARDYLNLYVKPTLLAGLTALCKEKPADPMIWLADWLIEHNPNKPRLQHQVAEEEHQGRRKVCISQGLMLSSSICLKESCSTGTAHLKGVFCVLLLLKGEGRKREDAFIPRVPS
- the NME5 gene encoding nucleoside diphosphate kinase homolog 5 isoform X2; translated protein: MQMLMPEPQIFVERTLALIKPDVVDKEEEIEDLILRAGFLIVQKRKLQLSPEQCSNFYADQYGKGFFPNLTAYMSSGPLVAMILARHCAVSYWKELLGPSNSVTARRTHPHSLRAIYGTDDLRNALHGSLSISSAEREIRFMFPEVILEPIPTGQRARDYLNLYVKPTLLAGLTALCKEKPADPMIWLADWLIEHNPNKPRLQHQVAEEEHQGRRKVCISQGLMLSSSICLKESCSTGTAHLKGVFCVLLLLKGEGRKREDAFIPRVPS